The Spirosoma linguale DSM 74 genomic interval GAAGGTACTGCCCCGTATTCCGTTCGTGGCTCCGGCAGGGGGTACGGTTACCGAGATTGCGGCTAGTGAAGGGCAATACGTCGGTGAAGGGGCCTTGCTCTACCGGCTGGTTAATCTCGGCCAGCTTTGGGTCGAGGCTGAGTTATACGCCGGTGAAGCGAAGTTCGTGAAAGTTGGCGACCGGGTATCCGTGCAGGTAATAGGATACGAAGGGGATCTGACAGCACGGGTTGCGTTCATCAACCCTGAATACCAGGCGGGTAGTCAGGTACTCATTATGCGGGCCGTCCTGGCCAATCCGGGCGGGCGGTATCAACCCGGCCAACAGGCTCAGGTGCTGCTCCGGCATGGGGTACAGCGCGGGCTGACGCTGCCCGTTGATGCGGTCGTGCGGGGGGGAGAGGGCGCGGTCGTGTTTGTGCAGACCGGGCCGGGTTCGTTCCAGCCGCGTCGTGTTCAAACCGGCACGGAAACCGATCAGCGGGTGGTCATCACCAGCGGACTAAACGGCGAGGAGACCATAGCCATGTCAGGGGCCTACCTGCTCTATAGTGAGTTGATTCTTAAAAAAGGGGTGAATCCGTTTACCAAACAGGCAGACGAAGCGGGCGTTAAATCGACACCAAACGCCGAGACTAATCCAGCACCGATTGCCAGCCGCCAGGCGGGATCAACCCCTGTCAGCCAGTCCGGGGAGCCGGTACCAGAACTCTCATCTGGCAAACCAACGGGTAGTGGTGCACCGGACGCCTTCAAAAAGCAGTTAACGGGTGTGTATGAAGCCTCGTTAAAATTGACTGAATCGTTGATAGGCTCTAATAGTGGTGGCACAAAAGTTGCGGCAACCGGGGTCGAAAAGGCCCTTTCCCGGGTGGACATGAAGCAGATATCCGGTCAGGCTCATACCGACTGGATGAAGAATTTCAATTCGATGAATGCTGCGCTGAAAACGATTCGCAGTACGGGCGATCTGGACAAGCAACGCACGGCCTACGCTCAGTTTGAGGATGGTTTGTACCGAAGCGTGAAGGCGTTTGGCATTATGGATAAACCAGTGTACCGTCAATACTGCCCGATGGCTCTCAATAACAAGGGCAGTTACTGGCTCAGCGACAAAAAGCCTATCCGCAACCCCTTTTTCGGCGATCAGATGCTGACCTGCGGAGAAACGAAGGAAGAAATCAATTGATCCGTTACGTCAGACTACTTGCTCAAAAGCAATTTCTATGGCTCTACCTCTATCCATCCGCGTATCCCGGTTTCAGTCTCTACATAGAAAACTCAAACGCTTTCCCGCCAAACTGGTCAAGCTGGTCGTAGGCAAGGGGTCCCGATGGTATTATCGCCAATTGGGGTATGAGTTTTTAGATAAACCACAAACAGCCTACCAGCTTGAACCGTATCAGCGTCTTACCTACCCCGCTAACGCACTATCGCTCTCTGAGATCGCTGACCTGAGCAATCCTGCGAAGGTGTATTTTACTGCCATTCAGTCAGCAACTGAACCCGTCTCCGTGTGGCTTTTAGGACAATTAAATGGAGCGCTTCAGCAACTTCCGTATGGGGGTATTCGCAGCCGGAAGTTTGTTTTCTGTACGGATATTAACACAGATGATTTCTTTCGGAACGTCCTTCACCTAAAAAAGCGCCATCAGCTCACCACTACAACCTTGATTGCTCCCTGGAGTCATTACCTGGATGGGGTTGTCTGGGGCGGGTATTTTGACTTCGTGATGTTAGTGGCAGGGAAATTATGCCGGATTAAAGAAGCCATTCCTGAAGCTATGTTCAACGAAGCCATCGTC includes:
- a CDS encoding efflux transporter, RND family, MFP subunit (TIGRFAM: efflux transporter, RND family, MFP subunit~PFAM: secretion protein HlyD family protein~KEGG: gsu:GSU1331 RND family efflux transporter MFP subunit), coding for MIRRWLYGSAGLLILLNASCKSGGTSSTKADDSTQIAASDHDHSGHNHGPDGEAGTTYTCPMHPQIVQSAPGTCPICSMDLVAVGKTGTKAGERSDASVMLSASQMQLANITVQPVSSGSIGNSTVLNARLAADQQQTDVISSRVAGRIERLYVKETGQTIRKGQVLYEIYSEPLLTQQQEYLIALQQEQEMGNGEASNASPRYSQFRQAAEQKLRLYGMTAEQIAVLGRTRKVLPRIPFVAPAGGTVTEIAASEGQYVGEGALLYRLVNLGQLWVEAELYAGEAKFVKVGDRVSVQVIGYEGDLTARVAFINPEYQAGSQVLIMRAVLANPGGRYQPGQQAQVLLRHGVQRGLTLPVDAVVRGGEGAVVFVQTGPGSFQPRRVQTGTETDQRVVITSGLNGEETIAMSGAYLLYSELILKKGVNPFTKQADEAGVKSTPNAETNPAPIASRQAGSTPVSQSGEPVPELSSGKPTGSGAPDAFKKQLTGVYEASLKLTESLIGSNSGGTKVAATGVEKALSRVDMKQISGQAHTDWMKNFNSMNAALKTIRSTGDLDKQRTAYAQFEDGLYRSVKAFGIMDKPVYRQYCPMALNNKGSYWLSDKKPIRNPFFGDQMLTCGETKEEIN